The Bacillus sp. Y1 genome has a window encoding:
- the sufD gene encoding Fe-S cluster assembly protein SufD → MTTETVLPFDKEYVTSFSKEMGEPAWLTELRVNALATAESLSLPRPDKTNITKWNFTQFDKHIVKSEDYASLADLPEEVKSLIGTEEGEKTLYIQRNNRPTILSVSEELKNQGVVFVDIFTAAREHGDLLQKYFMKDGVKVDEHKLTALHAAFMNGGVFLYVPKNVEVSTPVQAVFIHDDKEANVFNHVLVVAEDNSSVTYVENYISTVEEANSIFNIITEVVTGTNATVQYGAVDTLATGVTTYVNRRGVTGRDSRIEWALGLMNDGNTISDNVTNLVGDGSVGDMKMVTVGRGEQTQNFTTSVVHWGKHTDGQILKHGVTKDSATSIFNGIGKIEYGATKSNAEQESRVLMLSEKARGDANPILLIDEDDVTAGHAASVGRVDPLQLYYLMSRGIPKTEAERLVIHGFLAPVVNELPIEGVKKQLVEVIERKVR, encoded by the coding sequence ATGACTACAGAAACCGTATTACCATTCGATAAGGAATATGTGACTTCTTTTTCAAAAGAGATGGGTGAGCCAGCTTGGTTAACGGAACTTCGCGTAAATGCGTTAGCGACAGCTGAAAGCCTATCACTTCCAAGACCTGATAAAACAAATATTACAAAATGGAACTTTACTCAATTCGATAAGCATATCGTAAAGAGTGAAGATTATGCTTCTCTTGCTGATCTTCCGGAAGAAGTAAAATCATTGATCGGTACAGAAGAAGGCGAGAAAACATTATACATTCAACGCAATAACCGCCCGACGATTCTTTCTGTTTCAGAAGAACTGAAAAATCAAGGCGTGGTGTTTGTAGATATCTTTACAGCTGCTCGTGAGCATGGAGACCTTTTACAAAAGTACTTCATGAAAGACGGTGTAAAGGTTGATGAACACAAGCTTACTGCTCTTCATGCAGCATTTATGAACGGTGGAGTATTCTTATATGTTCCTAAAAATGTAGAAGTTTCAACACCAGTTCAAGCGGTATTTATCCATGATGACAAGGAAGCAAATGTGTTCAACCATGTTCTTGTAGTGGCTGAAGACAATAGCTCTGTCACATATGTTGAGAACTATATTTCAACTGTGGAAGAAGCAAATTCAATCTTCAATATCATTACAGAAGTGGTTACAGGTACAAATGCTACTGTTCAATATGGTGCAGTTGATACATTAGCAACGGGTGTAACGACGTACGTGAATCGTCGTGGAGTAACAGGACGTGACTCTCGGATTGAGTGGGCACTTGGTCTAATGAATGATGGCAACACTATTTCTGATAACGTAACAAATCTTGTTGGAGATGGCTCTGTTGGCGACATGAAAATGGTAACTGTTGGACGTGGAGAGCAAACACAAAACTTCACAACAAGTGTTGTTCACTGGGGCAAGCACACGGATGGCCAAATCCTCAAGCATGGTGTAACGAAAGACAGTGCAACTTCTATCTTTAACGGGATTGGAAAAATCGAGTACGGTGCAACCAAGTCTAATGCGGAGCAAGAATCACGCGTTTTAATGCTTAGTGAAAAAGCACGTGGGGATGCTAACCCTATTCTTCTTATTGATGAAGATGATGTAACGGCAGGACACGCAGCTTCAGTAGGACGTGTGGATCCACTTCAACTTTACTACCTAATGAGCCGTGGAATTCCTAAGACAGAAGCAGAACGCCTTGTTATTCACGGCTTCTTAGCTCCTGTTGTTAACGAGCTTCCAATCGAAGGTGTGAAAAAGCAATTAGTGGAAGTTATCGAAAGGAAAGTAAGATAA
- the sufC gene encoding Fe-S cluster assembly ATPase SufC, which yields MSGSTLSIKDLHVSIDEKEILKGVTLEIKGGEIHAIMGPNGTGKSTLSSAIMGHPKYEVTSGSISLDGEDVLEMEVDERARAGLFLAMQYPSEISGVTNADFLRSAINSRREEGDEVSLMKFIRQMDKNMEFLEMDPDMAQRYLNEGFSGGEKKRNEILQLMMIQPKIAILDEIDSGLDIDALKVVSKGINEMRSSEFGCLMITHYQRLLNYITPDKVHVMMQGRIVKSGGPELAQRLEAEGYDWIKKELGIEDETVGQEA from the coding sequence ATGTCAGGATCAACTTTATCCATTAAGGATTTACATGTGTCAATCGATGAAAAAGAAATTCTAAAAGGGGTAACTCTTGAAATTAAGGGTGGAGAAATCCACGCAATCATGGGACCTAACGGAACTGGTAAATCTACTTTGTCTTCTGCGATTATGGGACATCCTAAATATGAAGTAACTTCTGGTTCAATTTCTCTTGATGGAGAAGATGTACTTGAAATGGAAGTAGATGAGCGTGCTCGTGCTGGTCTATTTTTAGCGATGCAATACCCAAGTGAAATTAGCGGGGTAACAAATGCGGACTTCTTACGTTCAGCTATTAACAGCCGTCGTGAAGAGGGAGACGAAGTTTCTTTAATGAAGTTCATCCGTCAAATGGACAAAAACATGGAGTTTTTAGAAATGGACCCAGATATGGCTCAACGTTACTTAAACGAAGGGTTCTCTGGTGGAGAGAAGAAGCGTAACGAAATTCTACAATTAATGATGATTCAGCCTAAGATTGCGATCCTTGACGAAATCGACTCTGGATTAGATATCGACGCGTTAAAGGTTGTATCAAAAGGAATTAACGAAATGCGTAGCTCTGAGTTTGGATGCTTAATGATCACTCACTACCAACGTTTATTAAACTACATTACACCGGACAAAGTCCACGTAATGATGCAAGGACGTATCGTTAAATCTGGTGGCCCTGAGCTTGCTCAACGTTTAGAAGCTGAAGGATATGATTGGATTAAAAAAGAGCTTGGCATTGAGGACGAAACTGTCGGGCAAGAAGCGTAA
- a CDS encoding carboxymuconolactone decarboxylase family protein, producing the protein MDQGFIASNPSEEALHDYKLGLGTFTQKMPDIASHFNAFTEACFKEGVLSQKQKQLIALGISLYSQDEYCIIYHIKGCMDQGATEQEILEAVGVTAAFGGGAALSQAVTLVQNTMDDFNQLKQ; encoded by the coding sequence ATGGATCAAGGATTTATTGCAAGTAATCCGAGTGAAGAAGCTCTACATGATTATAAACTAGGACTTGGCACGTTTACTCAGAAAATGCCAGATATCGCTAGCCATTTTAATGCATTCACAGAAGCATGCTTTAAAGAGGGAGTCTTGTCTCAAAAACAAAAGCAATTAATTGCATTAGGAATTAGCTTATATTCTCAGGATGAATATTGCATCATCTACCATATCAAAGGATGCATGGATCAAGGGGCAACTGAGCAAGAAATTCTTGAAGCAGTTGGGGTGACTGCAGCGTTTGGTGGTGGAGCGGCTCTAAGTCAGGCCGTTACCCTTGTACAAAATACCATGGATGATTTTAATCAATTAAAACAGTGA